A genomic window from Aquipuribacter nitratireducens includes:
- a CDS encoding RDD family protein: protein MATGRDGSADGDGDDGSARRGALGGWLSGPGGPRESTQAYPGQRLGRPAEGPGSVAGVGRRALALLVDWLLAVLVAGAFLDGLGSFGPLVVFVVVQVLLVGTIGTAVGHRVLGLVVVRPDGSAVGPLPALVRTLLLALVVPAVVLDEDSRGLHDRAAGTVVVRR from the coding sequence GTGGCGACCGGACGGGACGGCAGCGCGGACGGCGACGGGGACGACGGGTCCGCCCGACGGGGGGCCCTCGGTGGCTGGCTGAGCGGACCCGGGGGGCCGCGCGAGAGCACGCAGGCGTACCCGGGTCAGCGTCTCGGGCGTCCGGCGGAGGGACCGGGCTCGGTCGCGGGCGTCGGGCGCCGTGCCCTCGCCCTGCTCGTCGACTGGCTCCTCGCCGTCCTCGTCGCGGGGGCGTTCCTCGACGGCCTCGGCTCCTTCGGTCCGCTCGTGGTGTTCGTCGTCGTCCAGGTGCTGCTCGTCGGGACGATCGGCACCGCGGTGGGTCACCGCGTGCTCGGCCTCGTCGTCGTGCGACCGGACGGTTCGGCCGTGGGTCCGCTGCCGGCGCTGGTCCGCACGCTCCTGCTCGCGCTCGTCGTGCCCGCCGTGGTCCTCGACGAGGACTCCCGCGGGTTGCACGACCGCGCAGCGGGGACCGTCGTCGTGCGCCGCTAG
- a CDS encoding DUF4191 family protein codes for MARKDFPAADAPKKQGRLKQFAAVWRLTTQYDKAAPLWVIGSALVVLAVGVVLTLVVAGSVFTTVMGVLTAVLTALLVGLFVLTRRADKALFAQVDGRQGATAIVMQQLRRGWTTSEEPVGADPRTGDLVFRAVGKPGIVLLVEGPLPRTLRLAESEKKRHSRVASGVPVHVVHVGNGPDQTPLRKVSRRLMRMPRTLTGAEVSAVVKRMQALGGLRAAVPKGIDPYRARADRRAMRGR; via the coding sequence ATGGCCCGCAAGGACTTCCCCGCCGCCGACGCCCCGAAGAAGCAGGGCCGACTCAAGCAGTTCGCCGCCGTCTGGCGCCTCACGACCCAGTACGACAAGGCGGCGCCGCTGTGGGTGATCGGCTCCGCGCTCGTCGTGCTCGCCGTCGGCGTGGTCCTCACGCTGGTCGTGGCCGGCAGCGTCTTCACGACCGTCATGGGCGTCCTCACGGCGGTGCTGACGGCGCTGCTCGTCGGGCTGTTCGTCCTCACCCGCCGGGCCGACAAGGCGCTGTTCGCGCAGGTCGACGGACGGCAGGGCGCCACGGCCATCGTCATGCAGCAGCTGCGGCGCGGGTGGACGACGTCGGAGGAGCCCGTGGGGGCGGACCCGCGCACCGGTGACCTCGTGTTCCGCGCCGTCGGCAAGCCGGGCATCGTCCTGCTCGTCGAGGGTCCGCTGCCGCGGACGCTCCGCCTCGCGGAGTCGGAGAAGAAGCGGCACTCCCGCGTGGCGTCCGGCGTGCCGGTGCACGTGGTCCACGTCGGCAACGGCCCCGACCAGACGCCGCTGCGCAAGGTGTCGCGACGGCTCATGCGCATGCCGCGCACCCTCACCGGCGCCGAGGTGAGCGCCGTCGTCAAGCGGATGCAGGCGCTCGGCGGCCTCCGCGCCGCCGTGCCGAAGGGGATCGACCCCTACCGGGCCCGCGCCGACCGGCGCGCGATGCGGGGCCGCTGA
- a CDS encoding LLM class F420-dependent oxidoreductase, with translation MELRVFTEPQEGASYEDLLAVARTAEECGFGAFFRSDHYLAFSGDGLPGPTDAWVTLAGLARETSTIRLGTLVTAATFRHPGPLAISVAQVDRMSGGRVELGLGAGWFAREHEAYGLDFPPVKERFDRYEEQLAVVTGLLGTPLGASFSYEGEHYRVVDSPALPKPAQEHVPVIVGGGGKQRTPRLAAHHADEFNMPFAALDTVEAQFGRVRAACEAVDRDPATMTFSAALTVAVGADDAEVERRAVAAGGTAERLRADGVAGTPDEVVETLQRWAAIGCERVYLQVMDLHDLDHLRLVAEEVLPRVR, from the coding sequence ATGGAGCTGCGCGTGTTCACCGAGCCCCAGGAGGGCGCCTCGTACGAGGACCTCCTCGCGGTCGCCCGCACGGCCGAGGAGTGCGGGTTCGGGGCGTTCTTCCGCTCCGACCACTACCTCGCGTTCAGCGGCGACGGCCTGCCCGGCCCGACCGACGCGTGGGTGACGCTCGCGGGGCTCGCCCGGGAGACCTCGACGATCCGCCTCGGCACGCTCGTCACGGCGGCGACGTTCCGGCACCCCGGCCCGCTCGCGATCTCCGTCGCGCAGGTCGACCGGATGTCGGGCGGGCGCGTCGAGCTCGGTCTCGGCGCCGGCTGGTTCGCGCGGGAGCACGAGGCGTACGGACTGGACTTCCCGCCGGTGAAGGAGCGCTTCGACCGCTACGAGGAGCAGCTCGCGGTCGTGACGGGTCTCCTCGGCACCCCGCTCGGGGCGAGCTTCTCCTACGAGGGCGAGCACTACCGCGTCGTCGACAGCCCCGCGCTGCCCAAGCCCGCGCAGGAGCACGTGCCGGTCATCGTGGGCGGCGGCGGGAAGCAGCGGACCCCGCGCCTCGCCGCGCACCACGCCGACGAGTTCAACATGCCGTTCGCCGCGCTCGACACCGTCGAGGCCCAGTTCGGGCGGGTGCGCGCCGCGTGCGAGGCCGTCGACCGCGACCCCGCGACCATGACGTTCTCGGCGGCGCTCACGGTCGCCGTGGGCGCCGACGACGCGGAGGTCGAGCGGCGAGCGGTGGCCGCCGGCGGCACGGCGGAGCGGCTGCGCGCCGACGGCGTCGCCGGCACGCCCGACGAGGTCGTCGAGACCCTGCAGCGGTGGGCGGCGATCGGGTGCGAACGCGTGTACCTGCAGGTCATGGACCTCCACGACCTCGACCACCTGCGGCTGGTGGCCGAGGAGGTCCTGCCGCGCGTGCGGTGA
- the lipB gene encoding lipoyl(octanoyl) transferase LipB: MSAPITTSTTTAATDAAAPSARVLVERLDGLVPYLDGWQRQREEHEKVVHGGPGRLLLLEHEAVYTAGKRTAPHERPIDGTPVVDVDRGGKITWHGPGQLVGYPLVRLPEPVDVVAYVRRLETALIAVCATLGLATEQVEGRSGVWVRGDGSPGPRGRDRKVAAIGIRVARGVTMHGFALNCDCDLSWAAPIVPCGIPDAGVTSLSEELGRRVTVEAVLPLVEREVLAVLPAG, translated from the coding sequence GTGAGCGCCCCGATCACGACCAGCACCACGACCGCGGCCACCGACGCAGCCGCTCCCTCGGCACGCGTCCTCGTCGAGCGGCTCGACGGCCTGGTCCCCTACCTCGACGGCTGGCAGCGCCAGCGCGAGGAGCACGAGAAGGTCGTCCACGGTGGACCGGGCCGCCTGCTCCTGCTCGAGCACGAGGCCGTCTACACCGCCGGCAAGCGCACCGCCCCCCACGAACGACCGATCGACGGCACCCCGGTCGTCGACGTCGACCGCGGCGGCAAGATCACGTGGCACGGTCCGGGACAGCTCGTCGGCTACCCGCTCGTGCGCCTGCCGGAGCCCGTCGACGTGGTCGCGTACGTGCGGCGGCTCGAGACCGCGCTCATCGCCGTGTGCGCGACGCTCGGCCTCGCGACCGAGCAGGTCGAGGGGCGTTCCGGGGTGTGGGTCCGGGGCGACGGCTCCCCCGGCCCGCGCGGTCGCGACCGCAAGGTCGCGGCGATCGGGATCCGGGTGGCGCGGGGCGTGACGATGCACGGGTTCGCGCTCAACTGCGACTGCGACCTGTCGTGGGCCGCACCGATCGTCCCGTGCGGCATCCCGGACGCGGGCGTGACCTCGCTGAGCGAGGAGCTCGGCCGCCGGGTCACTGTGGAGGCGGTCCTGCCTCTCGTCGAGCGCGAGGTCCTCGCGGTCCTGCCGGCCGGCTGA
- a CDS encoding Type 1 glutamine amidotransferase-like domain-containing protein: MPADAPTIVATSGGWVPGHRTRLAFGPLLHHCLDLSGAHGRTPRVTVLHTAGGDQAHWQQWASEAGRAAGVDLTNLALFPMPSVDDAPGHLHDADVVWVNGGSVVNLLAVWRAHGLDRVFRDVWQAGVVLGGVSAGSICWHTGGTTDSFGPDLDPVTDALGLLPYANGVHYDSEERRRPLVHALVGDGTLGRTYCTDDGVGLVYRGTALVEAVAERPGAGAYVVERGPDGTAVEEPLDVRRLPA, encoded by the coding sequence GTGCCCGCCGACGCCCCCACCATCGTCGCGACGTCCGGGGGGTGGGTGCCGGGGCACCGCACCCGCCTCGCCTTCGGCCCGCTGCTCCACCACTGCCTCGACCTGTCCGGCGCGCACGGCCGCACCCCCCGCGTGACCGTGCTCCACACGGCGGGCGGCGACCAGGCGCACTGGCAGCAGTGGGCGAGCGAGGCCGGCCGCGCCGCCGGGGTGGACCTCACGAACCTCGCGCTGTTCCCCATGCCGAGCGTCGACGACGCGCCCGGGCACCTGCACGACGCCGACGTGGTGTGGGTCAACGGCGGCTCGGTCGTGAACCTCCTCGCCGTCTGGCGCGCCCACGGCCTCGACCGGGTGTTCCGTGACGTGTGGCAGGCCGGTGTGGTCCTCGGCGGGGTGAGCGCGGGCTCCATCTGCTGGCACACGGGCGGCACCACCGACTCCTTCGGCCCGGACCTCGACCCCGTGACCGACGCGCTCGGGCTCCTGCCGTACGCCAACGGCGTCCACTACGACTCGGAGGAGCGGCGCCGTCCCCTGGTCCACGCCCTCGTCGGCGACGGGACCCTCGGGCGCACGTACTGCACCGACGACGGCGTCGGGCTCGTCTACCGGGGCACCGCCCTCGTCGAGGCCGTCGCGGAGCGTCCCGGCGCAGGCGCCTACGTCGTGGAGCGGGGACCGGACGGCACGGCCGTCGAGGAGCCGCTCGACGTGCGCCGGCTGCCGGCGTGA
- a CDS encoding nucleoside hydrolase, whose product MTCVGGNTDLPDVLANTTAVLAAAGADLPVHAGLAHPGGGPAVEVGERWQGADGLMGCRPAPDASRGRPPLAVVEERATDALARLAVEGGLTLVPLGPQSTVADLARAHEAAFARLGRIHFMGGSGSGGNVTPAAEFNVHHDPAAADTVLRTAGRCGVPVTMYGLEVFGRVRVPPDRVRALSEAAHPALRLAGRLLLAAAAKEGAPDATIGDAGAVAALARPDLVTVRRRPVAVQVDGGPARGQTVVDRRASGPPAGEGWTDVDVVEDVDGAALAAWFVDTLEAFFG is encoded by the coding sequence GTGACGTGCGTCGGGGGCAACACCGACCTGCCCGACGTCCTCGCCAACACGACGGCCGTGCTCGCCGCGGCCGGTGCGGACCTCCCCGTCCACGCCGGGCTCGCGCACCCCGGCGGCGGGCCGGCGGTCGAGGTCGGCGAGCGGTGGCAGGGCGCCGACGGGCTCATGGGCTGCCGGCCGGCCCCGGACGCGTCACGCGGGCGTCCACCGCTGGCGGTTGTCGAGGAGCGCGCGACGGACGCGCTGGCGCGGCTGGCCGTCGAGGGCGGCCTCACGCTGGTCCCGCTCGGTCCCCAGTCGACCGTCGCCGACCTCGCGCGGGCACACGAGGCTGCCTTCGCCCGGCTCGGCCGCATCCACTTCATGGGCGGGAGCGGCAGCGGGGGCAACGTCACCCCCGCCGCCGAGTTCAACGTCCACCACGATCCCGCGGCCGCCGACACGGTCCTGCGGACGGCGGGCAGGTGCGGCGTACCGGTCACGATGTACGGGTTGGAGGTGTTCGGCCGGGTCCGCGTTCCCCCCGACCGGGTCCGCGCGCTGAGCGAGGCCGCGCACCCCGCGCTCCGGCTGGCCGGTCGCCTCCTCCTCGCCGCCGCGGCCAAGGAGGGCGCGCCGGACGCGACCATCGGGGACGCGGGCGCCGTCGCCGCCCTCGCGCGACCCGATCTCGTCACCGTGCGGCGCAGGCCCGTCGCCGTGCAGGTGGACGGCGGTCCCGCCCGGGGTCAGACCGTCGTCGACCGACGGGCGTCGGGCCCACCGGCAGGGGAGGGGTGGACCGACGTGGACGTCGTCGAGGACGTCGACGGGGCCGCCCTGGCGGCGTGGTTCGTCGACACCTTGGAGGCGTTCTTCGGCTGA
- a CDS encoding MarR family winged helix-turn-helix transcriptional regulator, whose product MPDPAAAAAAPGDDDVTTWATGRLLSTAARLVEQRWNEGLAAHGLTHAGFGVLAHLLQQPLSQHEVAARTKVEDQTMSRTLDRLERAGHVERSPDPADRRRRLVRLTDAGRAAFVDVAGSGLDLRIVDDVVAEHCDLADFRAALVALLGATMEP is encoded by the coding sequence GTGCCAGACCCTGCGGCCGCCGCGGCGGCACCGGGCGACGACGACGTCACGACGTGGGCGACCGGGCGCCTGCTGTCGACGGCGGCGCGGCTCGTCGAGCAGCGCTGGAACGAGGGCCTCGCCGCGCACGGCCTCACCCACGCCGGCTTCGGGGTCCTCGCGCACCTGCTGCAGCAGCCGCTGTCGCAGCACGAGGTCGCGGCGCGCACGAAGGTCGAGGACCAGACGATGTCGCGGACCCTCGACCGCCTCGAGCGGGCGGGACACGTCGAGCGGTCCCCGGACCCGGCGGACCGGCGTCGCCGCCTCGTCCGGCTCACCGACGCCGGCCGCGCGGCCTTCGTCGACGTCGCCGGGTCCGGTCTCGACCTGCGCATCGTCGACGACGTCGTCGCGGAGCACTGCGACCTCGCGGACTTCCGCGCGGCGCTCGTCGCGCTCCTCGGTGCGACGATGGAGCCGTGA
- a CDS encoding adenosylcobinamide-GDP ribazoletransferase, protein MSRRSGRAGSRGRSGHVVDGLRLGFGTLTVLQVPAPRSVDRDAAAVAMVTAVLPGAVVGLGVAATATLLVLLGVPAAPAGVAGVGAGVLLTRFLHVDGLADTADGLVAGRTAERALEVMRRGDVGPAGATVLVLVLGGQVLGVGAVVAGVASGAAPWWSGAQLVLAWAASRAVLALLCVRGLRPARSGGLGAAVVGSVPVALAPVPLLLCGAVGAVAGLGPAPAVLVPVAAAAAAGAVAWHGTRRLGGLTGDVLGAGVEVALLAAILVLAAT, encoded by the coding sequence GTGAGCCGCCGCAGCGGGCGTGCCGGGTCGCGCGGGCGCTCCGGACACGTGGTCGACGGGCTGCGGCTCGGCTTCGGGACCCTCACCGTGCTGCAGGTCCCGGCGCCGAGGAGCGTCGACCGGGACGCCGCGGCCGTCGCCATGGTGACGGCCGTCCTGCCGGGCGCCGTGGTCGGGCTGGGTGTCGCGGCGACCGCGACGCTGCTCGTCCTGCTCGGGGTGCCCGCCGCGCCCGCAGGGGTGGCCGGTGTCGGCGCGGGGGTGCTCCTCACGCGCTTCCTCCACGTCGACGGCCTCGCCGACACCGCCGACGGCCTGGTGGCCGGTCGTACCGCCGAGCGCGCCCTCGAGGTGATGCGGCGGGGCGATGTCGGGCCTGCCGGCGCGACCGTGCTCGTGCTCGTCCTCGGCGGCCAGGTGCTCGGCGTGGGCGCCGTCGTCGCCGGGGTCGCCTCGGGTGCGGCGCCGTGGTGGTCCGGAGCGCAGCTCGTCCTGGCGTGGGCGGCGTCCCGCGCGGTCCTCGCCCTTTTGTGCGTGCGGGGCCTGCGCCCTGCCCGTTCCGGCGGTCTCGGCGCGGCCGTCGTCGGCAGCGTCCCCGTCGCGCTCGCGCCCGTGCCGCTCCTGCTGTGCGGCGCGGTGGGAGCGGTCGCCGGGCTCGGCCCCGCTCCCGCCGTGCTCGTGCCGGTCGCCGCGGCCGCGGCGGCGGGTGCCGTGGCGTGGCACGGCACCCGGCGTCTCGGCGGTCTCACCGGCGACGTGCTCGGCGCCGGGGTGGAGGTCGCCCTCCTCGCGGCGATCCTCGTGCTCGCCGCGACCTGA
- a CDS encoding MMPL family transporter — translation MADGSPAHRAAPAAAEAAPPAPTSRVRWLVPAVLLLVWLAVASVGGPFQGRLAEVQENDAAAFLPDGVESTLVTELAEGFRDDATFPAFLVVESTDGEPLGPEELQAVGDLAAGVPDEPVVVGTTDDDLADAVVGDFLALPDAGAAPAGPPGAGPLPLVPAADGEAVLVLLPFDADAVEEQLADGESALPVVVEALREADDEALPDGLTSYVAGPAGTLADFTAAFGEIDGILLGVALTAVLVILLLVYRSPALPFLVILSSVFALAAASVVVYVLAREGVVDLNGQSQGILFILVVGAATDYALLLVARYREELRRTDDRYAAMRTAWRRAVEPVVASGATVILGLLCLLLSDLGSNRGLGPVASVGIVTAMLSALTFLPAALLVPAPVIGLLAVAAGAGVPAAVTALSGGSATAVLAAAVVGAVVAVAVAVLVGLRLRRRRRARAAAGEPTGAGRWVFWPAEPHLGEVGPEGRGVWARVAGLVGRRPRRVWVSTVVGLGALAACLPLLDATGVAQSDVFLVEVESVAGQDVLAEHFPAGADSPTLVLADEVLADDVLDVVRADPGVTSADLTRAPGSDPTQPGEPVVSDGRVQVEAVLADPADSLAAQDTVERLREDLDAVSEEALVGGSTAQQLDVLQVSTADLYRIIPVVLGVIFVVLALLLRSIVAPALILAANILSFAATLGAAALVFTYVLGYPGADPAVPLFGFVFLVALGIDYSIFLMTRVREESARVGTRPGILSGLAVTGGVITSAGVVLAATFAALGVLPILFLAQIAFIVAFGVLLDTLVVRSLLVPALSYDIGRRVWWPHRLSRADAPGEQVAAGHGRHVEEPEPVAAG, via the coding sequence GTGGCCGACGGCAGCCCCGCCCACCGCGCCGCCCCGGCGGCGGCCGAAGCGGCACCGCCCGCCCCCACGTCCCGCGTCCGCTGGCTCGTGCCCGCGGTGCTGCTGCTCGTGTGGCTCGCGGTCGCGAGCGTCGGCGGACCCTTCCAGGGCCGCCTCGCGGAGGTGCAGGAGAACGACGCCGCCGCGTTCCTGCCGGACGGCGTCGAGTCGACGCTGGTCACGGAGCTCGCCGAGGGCTTCCGCGACGACGCGACCTTCCCCGCCTTCCTCGTCGTCGAGAGCACGGACGGCGAGCCGCTCGGCCCGGAGGAGCTGCAGGCCGTGGGGGACCTCGCCGCCGGTGTCCCCGACGAGCCCGTCGTCGTCGGGACGACGGACGACGACCTCGCCGACGCCGTGGTGGGCGACTTCCTCGCCCTCCCGGACGCCGGGGCGGCCCCGGCCGGCCCACCGGGAGCGGGCCCGCTGCCGCTGGTCCCCGCGGCGGACGGCGAGGCCGTGCTCGTCCTCCTCCCGTTCGACGCCGACGCGGTCGAGGAGCAGCTCGCCGACGGTGAGAGCGCGCTGCCCGTCGTCGTGGAGGCGCTCCGGGAGGCCGACGACGAGGCGCTGCCCGACGGTCTCACCTCGTACGTCGCGGGTCCGGCGGGCACCCTCGCCGACTTCACCGCGGCGTTCGGCGAGATCGACGGGATCCTGCTCGGGGTCGCGCTCACCGCCGTCCTCGTCATCCTGCTGCTCGTCTACCGCAGCCCCGCGCTGCCCTTCCTCGTCATCCTGTCGTCCGTCTTCGCCCTCGCCGCGGCCAGCGTCGTGGTGTACGTCCTCGCGCGGGAGGGCGTCGTCGACCTCAACGGCCAGAGCCAGGGGATCCTCTTCATCCTCGTCGTCGGTGCCGCCACCGACTACGCGCTGCTCCTCGTCGCCCGCTACCGGGAGGAGCTGCGCCGCACCGACGACCGCTACGCCGCCATGCGGACCGCCTGGCGCCGCGCGGTCGAGCCGGTCGTCGCCTCCGGCGCGACGGTCATCCTCGGCCTGCTGTGCCTGCTGCTGTCCGACCTCGGCAGCAACCGGGGCCTGGGGCCCGTCGCCTCCGTCGGCATCGTCACGGCGATGCTGTCGGCCCTCACGTTCCTGCCGGCCGCGCTCCTCGTCCCCGCGCCCGTCATCGGGCTGCTGGCGGTGGCGGCGGGGGCAGGCGTCCCGGCCGCGGTGACCGCGCTCTCGGGCGGGTCGGCGACCGCGGTCCTCGCCGCGGCGGTCGTCGGTGCCGTCGTCGCCGTCGCCGTCGCGGTCCTCGTGGGGCTCCGGCTGCGCCGACGTCGCCGGGCGCGGGCCGCGGCGGGGGAGCCGACGGGCGCCGGGCGCTGGGTCTTCTGGCCGGCGGAGCCGCACCTGGGGGAGGTCGGACCGGAGGGCCGCGGCGTGTGGGCGCGGGTCGCGGGCCTCGTCGGGCGCCGACCCCGCCGCGTGTGGGTGTCGACCGTCGTCGGCCTCGGCGCCCTGGCGGCGTGCCTGCCGCTGCTCGACGCCACCGGGGTCGCCCAGTCCGACGTGTTCCTCGTCGAGGTCGAGTCCGTCGCGGGCCAGGACGTGCTCGCGGAGCACTTCCCGGCCGGGGCGGACTCCCCGACCCTCGTCCTCGCCGACGAGGTCCTCGCCGACGACGTCCTCGACGTCGTCCGTGCGGACCCGGGCGTCACGTCCGCCGACCTGACGCGCGCGCCGGGGTCCGACCCGACGCAGCCCGGCGAGCCCGTCGTCAGCGACGGCCGCGTGCAGGTGGAGGCGGTTCTCGCCGACCCGGCGGACTCCCTCGCCGCGCAGGACACCGTCGAGCGGCTGCGGGAGGACCTGGACGCGGTGTCGGAGGAGGCACTCGTCGGCGGGTCCACGGCGCAGCAGCTCGACGTGCTGCAGGTGTCGACGGCCGACCTCTACCGGATCATCCCGGTGGTCCTCGGGGTGATCTTCGTCGTGCTCGCGCTCCTGCTGCGCAGCATCGTCGCGCCGGCGCTCATCCTCGCCGCGAACATCCTGTCCTTCGCCGCGACGCTCGGCGCCGCGGCCCTCGTCTTCACGTACGTGCTCGGCTACCCCGGTGCGGACCCGGCGGTCCCGCTCTTCGGCTTCGTCTTCCTCGTCGCGCTCGGGATCGACTACTCGATCTTCCTCATGACGCGGGTGCGGGAGGAGTCGGCGCGCGTCGGCACCCGGCCCGGGATCCTGTCCGGGCTGGCGGTCACGGGCGGGGTCATCACGTCGGCGGGCGTCGTCCTCGCGGCGACGTTCGCGGCCCTCGGGGTGCTCCCGATCCTCTTCCTCGCCCAGATCGCGTTCATCGTCGCGTTCGGCGTCCTCCTCGACACCCTCGTGGTGCGCTCGCTCCTCGTGCCGGCGCTGTCGTACGACATCGGGCGGCGGGTGTGGTGGCCGCACCGGCTGTCACGGGCTGACGCGCCGGGGGAGCAGGTGGCCGCCGGGCACGGCAGGCACGTGGAGGAGCCGGAGCCCGTCGCCGCCGGCTGA
- the cobT gene encoding nicotinate-nucleotide--dimethylbenzimidazole phosphoribosyltransferase: protein MRAPDATDVPAPDAAAAAAARERLASLATPPGALGRLGELAVWWAGVRGVPVPPAPRRVDLHVVAGDHGVVARGVSAFPAAVTPLMVRAFLDGGAAATVLARQLGVHVHTHDLAVDTDWPPGTDPALTAHKVRRGSGSIDTDDALTPEETDAALAAGAALADASVDAGADLLLVGDMGIGNTTPAAALVCALLDGDPAVLTGRGTGVDGDALARKREVVTAAVTRARDAHGDDPRRLLGGLGGADLAAMAGLCARAARRRTPVLLDGVVVTAAALAAERAAPGSAAWWAAGHRSAEPAHSPALVALGLDPLLDLGMRLGEGSGALAALPLLSSAATLLAETALLADVLPG, encoded by the coding sequence GTGAGGGCGCCCGACGCCACCGACGTCCCGGCGCCCGACGCGGCCGCCGCGGCCGCCGCCCGTGAGCGGCTCGCCTCGCTCGCGACACCGCCGGGCGCCCTCGGCCGGCTCGGGGAGCTCGCCGTCTGGTGGGCGGGCGTGCGGGGGGTGCCGGTGCCCCCGGCGCCCCGGCGCGTCGACCTCCACGTCGTCGCCGGCGACCACGGCGTCGTCGCGCGGGGCGTGTCGGCGTTCCCCGCCGCGGTGACCCCCCTCATGGTGCGGGCGTTCCTCGACGGCGGCGCGGCGGCCACGGTGCTCGCGCGGCAGCTCGGCGTCCACGTCCACACCCACGACCTCGCCGTCGACACCGACTGGCCGCCCGGCACCGACCCCGCCCTCACTGCGCACAAGGTGCGGCGCGGCTCCGGCAGCATCGACACCGACGACGCACTCACCCCCGAGGAGACCGACGCCGCGCTCGCCGCGGGCGCCGCGCTCGCGGACGCCTCCGTCGACGCGGGCGCCGACCTCCTCCTCGTCGGGGACATGGGCATCGGCAACACGACGCCGGCGGCGGCGCTCGTGTGCGCGCTGCTCGACGGCGACCCCGCTGTCCTCACCGGGCGGGGGACGGGCGTCGACGGGGACGCCCTCGCACGCAAGCGGGAGGTCGTCACGGCCGCCGTCACCCGCGCCCGCGACGCGCACGGCGACGACCCCCGGCGGCTGCTGGGTGGGCTGGGGGGTGCCGACCTCGCCGCCATGGCGGGTCTGTGCGCGCGGGCGGCCCGCCGCCGCACGCCCGTCCTGCTCGACGGGGTCGTCGTCACGGCCGCGGCACTCGCCGCGGAGCGGGCGGCCCCCGGGTCAGCGGCGTGGTGGGCGGCCGGGCACCGTTCCGCCGAGCCCGCGCACTCCCCCGCCCTCGTCGCCCTCGGCCTGGACCCCCTGCTCGACCTCGGGATGCGTCTCGGCGAGGGCAGCGGGGCGCTCGCCGCCCTGCCGCTGCTGAGCTCGGCCGCGACCCTGCTCGCCGAGACGGCGCTCCTCGCCGACGTGCTGCCCGGGTGA
- the lipA gene encoding lipoyl synthase: protein MTVAPEGRRMLRVEARNASVPIEKKPSWIKTRVRTGPEYTALQKLVKDEGLHTVCQEAGCPNIFECWEDREATFLIGGGQCTRRCDFCQIDTGRPEPLDRDEPRRVAESVQTMGLRYATVTGVARDDQPDGGAWLYAETIRQIHTLNPDTGVEILVPDFNGVPELLQQVFDAAPEVFAHNVETVPRVFKRIRPAFTYERSLDVLTQGRAAGLVTKSNLILGMGETREEVSQALRDLHEAGTDLITITQYLRPTPRHHPVERWVKPEEFVELQDEAREIGFLGVMSGPLVRSSYRAGRLYREALAARSAVA, encoded by the coding sequence GTGACTGTCGCCCCCGAAGGTCGTCGCATGCTGCGGGTCGAGGCGCGCAACGCCTCCGTCCCCATCGAGAAGAAGCCGTCGTGGATCAAGACGCGGGTCCGCACCGGCCCCGAGTACACCGCGCTGCAGAAGCTCGTGAAGGACGAGGGCCTCCACACGGTGTGCCAGGAGGCGGGCTGCCCCAACATCTTCGAGTGCTGGGAGGACCGCGAGGCGACGTTCCTCATCGGCGGCGGGCAGTGCACCCGGCGCTGCGACTTCTGCCAGATCGACACCGGCCGGCCGGAGCCGCTGGACCGCGACGAGCCGCGGCGCGTCGCGGAGAGCGTGCAGACGATGGGCCTGCGGTACGCGACGGTCACCGGCGTCGCCCGGGACGACCAGCCCGACGGCGGTGCGTGGCTGTACGCCGAGACGATCCGGCAGATCCACACCCTCAACCCCGACACCGGCGTCGAGATCCTCGTCCCCGACTTCAACGGCGTGCCGGAGCTGCTCCAGCAGGTCTTCGACGCCGCACCCGAGGTGTTCGCCCACAACGTCGAGACCGTGCCCCGGGTGTTCAAGCGGATCCGACCGGCGTTCACGTACGAGCGCTCCCTCGACGTCCTCACGCAGGGTCGCGCCGCGGGGCTGGTGACGAAGTCGAACCTCATCCTCGGCATGGGCGAGACCCGCGAGGAGGTGTCGCAGGCGCTGCGGGACCTCCACGAGGCCGGTACCGACCTCATCACCATCACCCAGTACCTGCGTCCCACGCCGCGCCACCACCCCGTCGAGCGGTGGGTGAAGCCGGAGGAGTTCGTCGAGCTGCAGGACGAGGCCCGGGAGATCGGCTTCCTCGGCGTCATGTCCGGTCCCCTGGTCCGCTCGAGCTACCGCGCGGGCCGGCTGTACCGGGAGGCGCTGGCGGCGCGCTCCGCCGTCGCCTGA